Within the Terriglobales bacterium genome, the region CTGGCTCTATCGCGAGGACTACGAGGAGGCGCGCATCCGCATGCTTCCGGTGGTGGAACCCGACGGACGCTCCACCGCGCGCGAGGTGGTGCTGTACTCTCTGGCTTTGATCCCAGTCAGCCTGGCCCCGGTCTACCTGCACATGGCCGGGCGGATCTATTTTGCGGGCGCGCTGCTTCTGGGCGCGGCCTTCCTATGGGCCGGCGTGCGGCTGGCAGCGCTGCGGCTGCCCGCGACCTCGCCGCAGTCCAAGCCGCGGGCGCGGCAACTGCTGCAGGCGTCGGTGATCTATCTGCCGCTGCTCTTTGCCCTGATGATGCTGAACGCCGCCTGAAGTGAGCGCGGCCTCTTCTTCCGTGAACCCACCAGTCATCGAGATCGAGAACCTCTCCCACCGCTACGGTGAGCGTGCGGCGCTGGAGGAGGTGTCGTTCGCAGTCAACGCCGCGGAGATCTTCGGCCTGCTGGGACCGAACGGCAGCGGCAAGACCACGCTTTTCCGTATCCTTTCCACGCTGATGCTTCCCTCTTCGGGCAGCGCGCGTGTGATGGGCTTTGACGCGGCCCAGTCGCCCGCCGACGTGCGCCGTCAGATCGGCGTGGTCTTCCAGGCGCAGAGCATTGACGTGAAGCTGACCGCAGCCGAGAACCTCTGGCATCAGGGACACCTCTACGGCATGAGCGGCGCGGCGCTCGACCAGCGCATCCAGGAAGTCCTCGAACATGTCGGCCTCGAGGACCGCGCGCGCGAGCGTACCCAGACCTTTTCCGGCGGCATGCAGCGCCGGGTGGAGCTGGCCAAGGGACTGCTGCACCGGCCCTCGGTCCTGCTGCTCGACGAGCCCACCACCGGGCTCGACCCTGGAGCGCGCCGCGACCTGTGGCAGTACCTGAAGTCGCTGCGCGAGCACGAGCAGGTCACCGTGCTTATCACCACGCACCTGATGGAGGAGGCGGAGCGCTGCGATCGCCTGGCCATCCTGAACGAAGGGCGCCTGGTGGCGCTAGGCACGCCGGCGGCGCTCAAGAGCGAGATTGGCGGCGACGTCATCCTATTGGAGGCGCGCGATCCGGTGTCGCTCGCCCGCCGCATCACCGAGCGCTTCGGCGGCTCGCCCACGCTCCTCGACGGCAAGGTCCGCCTGGAGCGCCAGCACGGCCACCGCTTCGTCACCGACGTGGTCGAAGCCTTCCCCGGCGAGATCGAGGCCATGTCGGTCTCCAAGCCCACGCTCGAGGACGTCTTCATCCGCCGCACCGGCCACCGCTTTTGGACCGACGCGGAGAACGGCCAGTCCGGCGCCGCCGCCTGAGCCGGATGCAGTAAACTTCATGGAAGCCAGTCTCAGGAGGGACCCTTGCGCGTCATCGCTGGAATCGTGCTCGCAGTCGTTCTGGGAATGATTCCCCTCGCGGGCGTGGCCTGGGTGCTGCGCAACCGCGAGATGCTTACCGTGGACGGGCTCTTCCTCTGCCTCATCCTGCTGACCATGGCTGGCATCTTCTTCCTGAGCGCCGCCTGGGACGCCTACGAGGCCGGCTGGCTGGACTTCCTGAAGCGCCGCAAGCCGGCCGCCGAAAAGGGAGCCTGATTTGGCCACCCCCTCCACCACTGCGCATGAAGCCGCGGCGCCCGCCGCCGCGTGCCCTGCCGCACACATCGGCTTCGGCGCGAGCGTGGCTTTGCCCGTCGTCTCCCTGTGGTGGCGCGAGGTGGTGCGCTTCTACCGCCAGCCGGGGCGCGTGGTGGGCGTCATCCTCTCCCCCGTGGTCTTCTGGCTGGTGATCGGGTCGGGCTTCGGAAACTCCATCCGCTCCGGCGCGGGCGGGACCGAACACTACCTGGGATACTTCTTTCCCGGCGCGCTCATCCTGGTGGTGCTCTTCACCTCCATCTTCGCCATGATGTCCGTGATCGAAGACCGCCGCGAGGGATTCCTGCTCTCCGTGCTGGTGGCGCCGGTGAACCGCTCAGTCATCGTGCTCTCGAAAGTCCTCAGCGGAACCACGCTCTCGGCCGTGCAAGGTATGATCTTTCTGGCCTTCGCTCCCGCAGCCGGCATTCACATCGGATGGCAGCAACTGGCGCTGGTCGCCCTCATCGTCTTCCTGGTTTCGTTCTCCCTCACCGCGCTGGGTTTCATCGTGGCCTGGCGGCTGGATTCATCCCAGGCCTTCCACGCCATCGTGAACCTGTTCCTCATCCCCATGTGGCTGCTCTCCGGCGCGCTCTTCCCCATGAGCGGGGCGTCGGGATGGATCCGCGTCCTGATGCGCGCCAACCCTCTGACCTACGGGGTGGATGCGCTGCGCGCCGCGCTCTTCCCGGGGACGCTGGGGG harbors:
- a CDS encoding ABC transporter permease gives rise to the protein MATPSTTAHEAAAPAAACPAAHIGFGASVALPVVSLWWREVVRFYRQPGRVVGVILSPVVFWLVIGSGFGNSIRSGAGGTEHYLGYFFPGALILVVLFTSIFAMMSVIEDRREGFLLSVLVAPVNRSVIVLSKVLSGTTLSAVQGMIFLAFAPAAGIHIGWQQLALVALIVFLVSFSLTALGFIVAWRLDSSQAFHAIVNLFLIPMWLLSGALFPMSGASGWIRVLMRANPLTYGVDALRAALFPGTLGETSAASALAILAAFSALMFAVAFWMASRRSTQPAA
- a CDS encoding ABC transporter ATP-binding protein gives rise to the protein MNPPVIEIENLSHRYGERAALEEVSFAVNAAEIFGLLGPNGSGKTTLFRILSTLMLPSSGSARVMGFDAAQSPADVRRQIGVVFQAQSIDVKLTAAENLWHQGHLYGMSGAALDQRIQEVLEHVGLEDRARERTQTFSGGMQRRVELAKGLLHRPSVLLLDEPTTGLDPGARRDLWQYLKSLREHEQVTVLITTHLMEEAERCDRLAILNEGRLVALGTPAALKSEIGGDVILLEARDPVSLARRITERFGGSPTLLDGKVRLERQHGHRFVTDVVEAFPGEIEAMSVSKPTLEDVFIRRTGHRFWTDAENGQSGAAA